The genomic interval CAGCGATTTCCGCCCATTTGCCGCCAGAGGGTTGCCGAGCGAATACCGGCGAGTAGCAACGCACGTATTTGATTAGCAATCCTCGGTTGTTGCAAGTAGGTCATTTCACCCATTACCTGAATTCTGAAATTAAAGGTGCTCAGGGTGTCGGTGTAAAGTGAGGCAAGGTTAGAAACGAGATTCTCGTGATCGACCCCAAAATGGTCCTTTTGGGTGCGTGCAAGCTCCAAGCGCTGACCGATGGTATTGAGCATGTTGGGTGTTGATACTAGTTTTTTTTGTAAATACAGCAAGCCGTGTACATAGCGGTCTGTGTGACTGCCTTTTCGTTTGCCTTGCTCTAAAAACTGTATTAGTCCTTCAAAGCCGCTTTGTAAGCTTTCGCTATAAACGTCTTCCGGGCTTTTTGGGTTTTGAATGAACAGGCTATTGAGCAATACTTGAAAACACTGCTTATCTTTCATGCCTTGGGTTGCGAGTTTCTCGACTTGAATAGCCGCCTCGAAAATACCCGCCAAGGCTAAGGTTTGGTAATCGATTTTGGATAATTGCTTAACGGCTTCTGAACTCATAATGTTATCGATTAAAACTGTAGTTAATGACGGCGCCTCCGAGGCAGGTTTCTTCCAGGTAAAACACGACGTATTGGCCTGGTGTTACCGCTCTTTGCGGTTGATCAAAGGCTACGCGCAATTTGCCCGAGTCGTCGACGGTGACTTCACAAGCCTGATCGGGTTGACGGTAGCGGGTTTTCGCTTTACAGCGA from Simiduia curdlanivorans carries:
- the hflD gene encoding high frequency lysogenization protein HflD, yielding MSSEAVKQLSKIDYQTLALAGIFEAAIQVEKLATQGMKDKQCFQVLLNSLFIQNPKSPEDVYSESLQSGFEGLIQFLEQGKRKGSHTDRYVHGLLYLQKKLVSTPNMLNTIGQRLELARTQKDHFGVDHENLVSNLASLYTDTLSTFNFRIQVMGEMTYLQQPRIANQIRALLLAGIRSATLWRQMGGNRWQFLLSRRKLLASAEAQLYEIRKNPSKSD